The Argopecten irradians isolate NY chromosome 6, Ai_NY, whole genome shotgun sequence genome has a window encoding:
- the LOC138325230 gene encoding uncharacterized protein, with protein sequence MFAVSFITHNGDSGGMVFEDCQFRYIDIDLEETSQRNLDTPFESVKPTFNLLRREDGTKQIDIVSLTFRYCDVQFLYRKPEVYEVFYKVTTRETADGCSDGAESLNVTATSRVQEIVLPDLDPNSLYSVCMRIHTSVGNSELSDVRWRKPLASLDADEVMPIILVVLVALICVAVLLVVIWCIRHNYKAIDVRVQLPTVDKYSAGDQSEAESQSLIPCSDSGIEEKRNDTIIISRNNSIVKTRRPLPAPRLLHQPPQEPVPTVALYPIV encoded by the exons ATGTTTGCTGTATCCTTCATCACTCACAATGGTGACAGCGGTGGGATGGTGTTTGAGGACTGCCAGTTTcgttatatagatatagatCTGGAGGAGACGTCACAGCGGAATTTGGACACCCCTTTCG AATCGGTGAAGCCGACATTCAACCTTTTGAGGCGTGAAGATGGGACGAAACAAATAGATATCGTGTCCTTGACCTTTCGTTACTGTGACGTGCAATTTCTCTACCGCAAACCGGAAGTGTATGAAGTATTTTACAAAGTAACAACAAGGGAGACCGCCGATGGATGTAGCGACG GTGCTGAATCCCTTAATGTGACCGCGACCTCACGTGTCCAGGAGATCGTCCTACCTGACCTTGACCCCAATTCTCTATATTCAGTCTGTATGAGGATCCATACAAGTGTCGGCAATAGTGAACTCAGCGACGTCAGATGGAGAAAACCACTTGCATCTCTTG ATGCCGATGAGGTAATGCCCATTATTTTGGTTGTGCTTGTGGCGTTGATCTGTGTAGCAGTGCTTTTAGTTGTAATATG GTGTATCAGACACAACTACAAAGCTATTGATGTACGTGTCCAACTACCCACAGTCGACAAGTATTCAGCTGGAGATCAGAGTGAAGCGGAAAGTCAATCGCTG ATTCCTTGCAGTGATAGTGGGATAGAGGAAAAGAGAAACGACACAATTATAATTAGCAGAAACAACA GCATAGTCAAGACCAGACGGCCACTACCGGCACCGCGCCTATTGCACCAACCTCCACAAGAGCCAGTACCGACAGTGGCGTTATACCCAATAGTTTAG